TTGCTTCTTGTTCAGTTGCAAGTTATATGCATGGTTCTAGGTATCGGTATGGATATCACTGCCAAAGTCTACTACCGATATGATATTAATATGAAAACTGAAGTTACGCCTTATACCGGCCGATCCAACCCGATtattgatatcgtatcgatatcgatatagACACCGATAAGGATATACCTACATAACCTTGGTTATATGACAAATGATACCACAAAAGTGTTACATATCATATCATGTAAAATCGGTCCTAATTAAAGAAAAACTTAATTAGTAAAGTAGGCCCAGAAGAACCACCCAAACATCAAActgtaatttcattttttgggtagaactaAACTGTAATTTCTTAAGTCTCCATATGATCGTTTTGTTGGGTAAATAGTCTCCATATGATCAGACAGTGGAGGTGGGAGCAGAAGGGCGGTGCTTGAGGATCTTCTTCTGGAGCTCATCCTTATCGGCACCCACAACCTTATCCACTTCCTTCCCTTGTTTCATCAGAATGAAGGTTGGCATCGCCTGCACCCCAAATTCCTTTGCCACATCCTGTTTGTACAAATAGATAGCAGATTAggaaatggaaattaaattactttttaatttaataatttggtaaaataaagaaagaaagaaagaaaaagaggagaagaagtgaTCGAAACCCTAAATACCTTCAACTCATCGACATCGATCTTGACAAACTCGACGTCGGTATATTTGTTGGCCATCTGGATGAAAACTGGTTCAATGAATTTGCAGGGACCACACCATGATGCCGAGAAATCAATCACCAGCTTCACCACCACCGCCAGTAAGTCAAATCAAGAAACCATGAGTAAGGGAGTAAGAGGAATCCGAACCctaatggagagagagaaaagggggaggggaagcaaTGGCTAATGGCGTAGAGCGGTAGGGTTTACCAACTTAGAAGAAACTTTGCAGGCGTCAAAGTGAGCCTTCCATTCGGCCGAAGAGTGGAATGCGATAACGCGAGAAGGATTCGACGAGCCATCGACGGTCGAAGTGGTGTTGCACGCCTTGGAAAATTTTGttcccatctctctccctcGAGCTTTCGAGCTTTCGAGCTTTCGAGCCTCGAGTCTCGGACTCTGAAATTCTGAATAACTCTGCTGCAATGTATGCCAACCAACCCAACTCCTACCCTTTAAAATAGGGTAAATGGCAAaggtcaaaaaaaaattaagaataaaaTATGCAAATAGAATCACAGAATAAatttaggggaaaaaaaggtttttgTCAAAGTCTTCCctcaaaatgcccatttgtaTGCACCTTTACAATTTTACAAATTACATGTACTCCTTACATTTAAAACATTGTAACATTTTAGTCCAATCCGTAGACGTTAGTTTTGgaaaatctaatgaccaaaatgcctttgtgacaaaaacccatcaaaattaaagagtaaaatcaccaaattgccctcatcttcctcaaatcgtttaaagtttgaaactgaaaatcaaaaccaaaaccatttggggaagttgaaccctaaaatcaaaaaATCTATCCTAGCTCTTGTGGTTGCCTGGAAAAAGAAAAGTCCCGATGATGGCACTGTCGATATTTTCTCTTGGATTCTTATCGCTGCCATTGCTGGTTTATTGAATGTCTTGATGACCATTCCTATTTGGGTTCTTGTGACTCGTATGCAAACTCATACCCAAGCTGGGATGAGAATTATAGAAGCAAAAAACCGGAACCTATTCTGAGGGAATCTACCGCCTCTGCTCCAACTAATTTGGTGGATGTTTCTAAACTTGATTCAATGAAACCTAGACCATATGGGACTGCTCAAGATATGTGAGAGGTTTATTCTGAAGCAGGGATTAAGGGATTCTAGAAAGGAATTGTACCTGCACTTATCATGATATGCAATCCATTTATTCAATTTATGATCTATGAGAGCTTATTGAAGCATTTGAGAGCAAACGTGTTGCTAGAAAGCAAATTCAAAAGGGGTTTCTGGTGGCAATGAATTCCTTAACATTTCATCTCCAGTACAGAACCCCTTGGATCTTTGATGTGACCTTCAGAAGATAAACATGACAAGTGCCAGGATAGATTCATTGCTTTTAggattcatcttccccaaatggtttagggtttgattttcaatttcaaaccctaaaccatttgggaaagatgagggcaatttgatcactttactctttaattttggtggatttttgtcataagggtattttggttattgAATTTCCTAAAACTAATGTCTAATGTCCCAAAGTAATGGATTGGAATAAAatgttacaatgttttgaaagtaaaggGGCATGTGTAAATTACAAAATTGTAAAGATATATTTaaacaaatgggcattttgaggggggcatttgacaaaaaccaaaaaaaaaaaaaacaagagataaTATTCTTTTTGAAGGGTCCCCAATTCCCCATAGTCCATAGAGCTCTCTCCACTCCAGTCTCTATCGAATTTTGAATTTCAATCTTTGTTTGGGAAATCTTCTCTACAAAGTAATATGCCTGAGAACAGTAAAAGACAATATTTGAGAATAAACGTTAATGACACATTATGTAGTAATAATATGGAGACTTATTAGAAAGggacaaaaaaaagagagagagagagagagacaaaaaaaGTGATGATCAAAATTCAAAGATGATAAACCAATTATGGACAACTTTGTTTTTACAGTGGGGAATGGGGATCGATGACGAGGACCATCGTCATTCTTAATTAAGAGGTTTAGTCTCTCAAGCATATGTGCTTATGCTCCACCATGAAACTTTAAATCTTACTTTACTCTTaattaatataaattttttcGTTCTTTAAATAAACCTTTTTGACATGCAAGAGATAGAAATtgatttttagatttggatcCTTTTGGCTTGGGTTGAGTGATCATCATGCTGGATTCAATTTTCAGGGGTGTTATGTTGAATTTCatgccaatccaatggttgatagACAAGCTTAACCTAAAGACACAGAAGATCCAAATCCATAGTTATTTCAGATATGGAGTATATGCTCTCCCTCTCATCTTGGAGGTGGGAGTCTCTATTGTGTCATAATCATAGCCAAGTTGTGCTTTACGACCTCAGTTTTAGAAATACGTCATGAAGACGAGATTCCAAATCCACGACAGATAACTTTTTCAGTTCTACtctttattaaatttttatttggaATAATCAGCTTCTAGAATCTAGATTAACATTTTAGATTTGCTCATGAGACCTGATACGAAAGTGACCAATCACATACATATAGCAAATGTATGTCGTGCAGTTATAAAAGTGTAAAACTTCTCAAAATGGGCCTATCTCAATCATCTCATCAAAGTGACCCAAATACTCTTGAAATCTTCCCTCTCTATTTTacaaccccccaccccaaaaaaaaaaaaaaaaaaaaaaaaatctttcctctaaaattttaattttaacagAGTTCGTCACAGTCCACTGCTATGCGGTCGAAGTATCCAATAAGTATTTCATTATATATTATCTATCCAACGGTTAAAATTATCACATTACCTTTCCATGCTACTGTGTGAGAAtagaatttttaattttatatataggCAAAGATATTGCGAGAGTCCGATATAGATATCATACAGTTACGAATCGGGTGAATTGGTAaaaaattggttcaattttgaaattacgACTGATATACAGATCCAATACAGGCCATTCTAGTTGATCCGCATTGGTATCGTATCAATAACAATCGCAACCGATATACACAGATACCGATACGTATAACTAACCTTGGTTATATAACAAATGATACCACATGTAAGTGTTACACAGAGTCATGCCATtatacaagaaaaagaaagaaactaaataTATTAGTAAAGTAGACCCAGATTGAGTACAGAAGATAACAGGAAAAAGGAAGAACTATAACAACCCAAACATTAAACTGGAATTTCTCAAGTCTCCATGACCAGTATTATCAGATGATTAGTTATAATTAATTACCTAAAGAAACTAGTCTACCATCCATTATACATAATATAGagagttttatttaattaatgagcgagagggagagagatgatgATCAGAAAGTGTGGGTGGGAGAAGAAGAGCGGTGCTTGAGGATCTTCTTCTCGAGTTCTTCTTTCTTGGCACCCAAAACCTTGTCcacttccttcccttctttgatCAGAATGAACGTTGGCATCGCCTGTACTCCATATTCCTGTGCCACATCCTGTTTGTACCAACAGTAGTAATAGTAGATGATTAagaaatggaaattaaatttcTTAATTTGGGAAAGGAAGAAGTACAACACAGATTTTCTACGGTGCGCTGTCTTGTCATGCTTGTGCTGCACAGACAGCACGCAATGACCACCGTAACCCTGCTGGTGCAGCACAGCAAGACGGGCAGCCCGCACGTAGAAGATCTGGAGAAGGATACTATACCATCAACTCATCAACATCGAGCTTGACGAAATCAACATCGGTGTATTTGTTAGCCATTTCAATGACGGCTGGCTCTATGGCTTTACATGGACCACACCATGATGCTGTGAAATCGATCACCAGcttcaccatcaccaccaccatcaccatcagtAAGTCAATTGCAAgagaataaaattaaagaaactagagagaaaaaagaaaaagcataaAGCAATTTTGATTCTTCCGAGAATTCAAAGCCCAAACAGCCAAACTAAGGCTCTtaatttagaaaaagaaaaggaaatttcgaaaccctaatggaccaacgagagagagagagagagagaaaagggagggAAAATGGTAATGACAAATGGGTACCAGCTTAGAGGAAGCTTTGCAGGCGTCAAAGTAAGCCTTCCATCGGGCTGAGGAGTGAAATGCGAGAATGCGAGATGACTTCAACGAGCCATCGACGGTCGAAGTGGTGTTGTACGCCATGGAGAAATTTGttcccatcttctcttctcttctcttattaTCTTGGCCTCAACTCTGATTACTGAATATCGTTGGCTTTGGTTCTACTCTTCTAAATGCCAACCCACCCATTTTATAGTagggaaaataggaaaaagaaaaaatataaaattaaggcATTAGCATCTAGATTCCAAAAATATAATAGTAATTGGATCCTAACGAACTCCTAAGTCCTAAATCCTGTGGTTGGATTCCTTACCTACGTGCGTTAATTTACGCGCGCACCTAGTgttaatataaaattaaagaatccccccacacacacacaaaatcaCACGCacacaaaataggaaaaagattCTTTTTTTAAGGGCCACCAATCCCCGAATAATTATGAGCCTAGATACTCTCCAGCGTCATTGAAGAGGATTCGTCCCTAATAATGCTCGGCCACGTTTCATAGCCATTCACGAAAActtcactcttttttttctctctctttttaagaAATCCATAACACGTGATTGAACAGGAAGTaggtaattaaatccaaattccaatctctctctctctctccttatgcGAAACAATCCTGCAACTCACATTGATTCTGATGAACAACTACTGATTTGATCTTGCATAAGGATGGTGAGGAAATTATATCGTCGGAATCGTTACTAATGCCGGATCGGGTATTGGACATTTGAATTGGATTGGGTATCGATCAATAgaaatcgatacgatatcgatatggtATTGACATTGATCGGGTGTATCAGATAAGTTTACCCcctgattttcttttaaataaatTGGTTTGTTACTACTATACCCCTTGTCTATACAATTTCACTAATACAGTATCGACACAATATCAAGATCATAGTTTGAAGAATCAATATCGGATCGGTCAATTTCGCATCAGTATTGGTTgagaccgataccgattccttaCCAATCTAGTCTCGATGGATCAGTACAGACAatggtaaaattttaaattaaattaaaaaatataatttttttgaaggaaacaGGGGTGAACCTAATCGATCTGGATCGATAGAGACCGTTATCAATCACTAGAACCCATGGTTTTATTGCATGGTATTGGATCAGGTATCGGTTActtgcaaaaccaatatgataccgCTATGATCTTGATAAGGATCGGCCGTatctgacaaaattacccctgattTCTctctaaaaaattatatttgactgttttaccccttggTCGTAATGTATCACCAATACAATATTGACACAATATCAAGATCGGCCACAACCAAAACCGTTTCATATTGCCCCGATACGAGTGATATGATACGAATACCTCACTATGCAATAATACCTCAGCCCATGAACTGAGTTTCAGGATTGTTTCACGTAaggtatgagagagagagagatttgagattaGATTCTAGATTTAATTACCTATTTTCTTTTCAATCACGTTTTATGAATTcctataaaagagggagagaggaaaaagaaaaatagaagaatgagaaaaaCGGAGTTAATCAACGTGAATGGATATGAAACGTGGCCTTAGGAGAGCGTTATTGGAGaaaaatcctcttcaatgacactggagaggatctgaactcaataattatcacctccaattctcggGCACTTCCAAaccttccaattcctctaataggaggaGTAGACTCcatcttgggcagtgtttttggaCAGGGGTAggggtcatttttgcccccatgtgaggaattgaaggaattgtaGGGGACAAtgaattggaggggacaacgATTCCCCAATCCCCATAGTCCTAATAAATCTCTTCAATCTCCATCGGCTAAAATGTTaatattttttggggaaaaggTTTCATACATGGCCGTGttaaccgtgtatgtgagagggtgggagtttcaaggcattaattaatgggtggggatttatgacttttccaactctttgtgagagcgGTTTACACAGtagtgtatgaaaactttttcctttttttttttttttgattaacaataaaaaaaaagattaacaTTCAAGCCGATGGAGATTGAATGTTAATCTTTGTTTGGATATACCTATACGAACTTCGTAGTAGTGGTGTCAAATTTAAACCTGCATTGGTTAGCCCAATCGGAAAATTATTAAATGCGTCGAGCTCAAGTCCGGTTGGTCTGATCAGGATTGACCGCCTAAGAGCCCAATTAAGCCCAACTGTTGCTGAATAACTGTTGTATGCTTTGGACACTCCCTGGGCGTTGGGCCATacgagaggagccggatccctttctctctcttgattttgactaaaaaaatgtaaagagaatgttctctgtgccagaGGCACACACTCCACCAATACACATGGGGATGgacgaaatgatcaccctatctccctaagtggcaggcccatgagtctgagcgcagcctgcactgcagcacagagaacatgagctcAAAAGTTTAAATTAAACATTGTTTTTAAAAATCCACGTCCGACATTTAAATTGCTCGTGTCCTTTCTTTCAATGAGGCGTTCTATGTTGTCACGGCCAAGATTCTGAGTTTCTGACTCCATTTGCACGCAATAGCACAACTAGTCAGAATCCCGGCCGATGGATGCCCGCACATTAGTAGACGTGGGAAAGATGGTGGTGGCGAATTTCAAATCTCAAACGGGAAAGGGGTGGGCTTTTACGTGGGCCCATGGAGCAGTTTTTGACGTAAAGGGCATGCAAATACACAGGTGGCTATTccaaattctctctcctccccattatTTCAATAATTTGGATCTGTCCATGTCTAGCTATTTCTCCACTAGTCACACAGCACAAACCTTTATTTGACAAAGGTTCAAGgtagggttctctgagcaagtggcatagagGAGAGCACAACGATAAGGGGTGGTCGAACGATTTCTGATAAATAAggggataaaaaaataatttcttgtgagagagaaagagagaggagaggggaaCTATTATATCTTCCACCAATGGCTTAGAAAACCTTTTTTCTTAAACGTAAATTGAAGAactgtctgaatgacacctcttaAGGCATGGTTTTAATTAACGATATTGATATTGGTGTTGTATCGTCTTGGTATCAATATCAATCTGTATTTGTTGTATCAAAAGATTTTTCCCTCAGAGATGTTAATACCATTCTATATTTTGACAATTATACCCTTTGTTCGTATCATAGATGACTGATCCGAGACCACTACCTAAAACCATGTCtttaggtgtatttagaacatgtTACTTGCTTTTACTTGTCACTTGTCTAATTTCAAAGAATACTTTTAAGTCTCAAGTAAAATagagttttcaaaattattGGGAAGTGATAAATCATTGTGTCATTTTCAATAACAATTTACACAGTTTCTAGAGTACATATGTAACATAACAAGATTTTACcatcattaaaagaaaaaagcacACAACCTGGTCGCATGattaggtagcgttcttttccccttaaaaAAACAGAACACAACCTGGTCGCATGGCAAGCGTGGCTCCTATGACTAGAAACAATACCACCCTGCTCCAAAGGAAAATAACACCCTGCCCACATGGAAAGACGATAATCTCACCCAAATCAATATATGCTTGTGCGTGTTCTCCCATAGTCCAGTGTTCAtgtgcaggctctagaggcccgggtagcattctcttgcccATTTAAAATACGAgctgatgttctttgtgctgcagcgcagcctgtgccaagacacatgggcctgccattcagggggcagggtggtcatttcacccaccaccacgtgtttgggcgcagcctgcacccccggcacagaaaacatttggccttaaaatatataaaatgaaTGAGCAACATATTTTTACCAAGAAGTTGAACAATATTTCATCCAAAATTGTGGTGGAGTTGAAATTTTGTAAGTAAGTGAATTCTAAGGTGCTGTACATATGTCAAGTTTAAGCTTGATCTGAGtatgccaagtggcaaaacaatatattgattccaatccaaaatgGATAAAATTTCGCTGCTATGACCATAGCATGATTATTTCGCTACTATGGACATAGTAGGTTGGCCCTCCGAAGAtctcaaccgcactttctggaccaaattcatgcttcaccaacaacaaatAGTAGTATAAGAGGTCTTCAATCATCTACTGTGAGTGAAGCAAATTAACCGCAGGACTTGGCCTTAGAATCTATAAACATCCCTATAAGTTCTGATCAGTCT
The nucleotide sequence above comes from Telopea speciosissima isolate NSW1024214 ecotype Mountain lineage chromosome 3, Tspe_v1, whole genome shotgun sequence. Encoded proteins:
- the LOC122654224 gene encoding thioredoxin-2-like, producing MGTNFSMAYNTTSTVDGSLKSSRILAFHSSARWKAYFDACKASSKLLVIDFTASWCGPCKAIEPAVIEMANKYTDVDFVKLDVDELMDVAQEYGVQAMPTFILIKEGKEVDKVLGAKKEELEKKILKHRSSSPTHTFGRSWVGWHTLQQSYSEFQSPRLEARKLESSKARGREMGTKFSKACNTTSTVDGSSNPSRVIAFHSSAEWKAHFDACKVSSKLLVIDFSASWCGPCKFIEPVFIQMANKYTDVEFVKIDVDELKDVAKEFGVQAMPTFILMKQGKEVDKVVGADKDELQKKILKHRPSAPTSTV